From a single Flavobacteriales bacterium genomic region:
- a CDS encoding metallophosphoesterase, with translation MIRIGKIVIGFFSAVMLVINTSAQTSPFNDRAVVPADSSGHFRLLFGGHFHGSSFGRSGYPAATLLANLDTINALNATALLSTGDLFLSADKDSARYVDSFFKKLNTPLFNAPGNHDVEGKVYLRSYGPTYTSFDIGPDRVILLDTELNNGNLEGEQFAMLQDRLESFTGQNIFIVSHRPIWSENNERYAPLFAGNTRSAFSNNYMKDVYPLVKKVAGRAQVFWISGSMAGMAPASIFFQEHAPDITYIQCAIRDEPRDALLLAEVKNGTVEWKGISLTGQTLAAPTTYNVDYWQAHQSKVPEFNWRLIPYLIRLAVTGPHFWFGVIVALISGWVIRRILKRGF, from the coding sequence ATGATCAGGATCGGGAAAATAGTGATAGGTTTTTTCAGCGCCGTGATGCTGGTGATCAATACGAGTGCACAAACATCACCGTTCAACGATAGGGCCGTGGTTCCTGCGGATAGCAGCGGCCATTTCCGATTGTTGTTCGGCGGCCATTTTCACGGATCCAGTTTTGGCAGAAGCGGTTATCCGGCAGCCACACTATTGGCCAATTTGGATACCATCAATGCACTCAATGCGACTGCTCTGCTAAGTACAGGAGACCTGTTCCTTAGTGCGGATAAGGACAGTGCAAGGTATGTTGATTCGTTCTTCAAGAAGTTGAACACACCGCTATTCAATGCACCAGGGAACCATGATGTTGAAGGGAAGGTCTACCTACGCTCGTATGGCCCTACCTACACATCCTTCGATATTGGTCCGGATCGTGTCATTCTGCTGGATACTGAGCTGAATAACGGGAATCTGGAGGGTGAGCAATTTGCCATGCTGCAAGATCGATTGGAGAGCTTCACTGGACAGAACATATTCATCGTTTCGCACCGTCCTATATGGTCCGAAAACAATGAACGGTATGCGCCTTTATTCGCTGGAAACACACGCTCGGCATTCAGCAACAATTACATGAAGGATGTTTACCCCTTGGTAAAAAAGGTAGCAGGGCGTGCCCAAGTATTTTGGATCAGTGGTAGCATGGCCGGTATGGCACCTGCCAGTATTTTTTTTCAGGAACACGCACCAGATATCACTTACATCCAGTGTGCTATTCGTGATGAACCACGGGATGCCCTGCTACTTGCAGAAGTAAAGAACGGCACGGTGGAATGGAAAGGCATATCACTGACCGGCCAAACATTGGCCGCTCCAACGACCTACAATGTGGATTATTGGCAGGCCCATCAAAGTAAGGTTCCTGAGTTCAATTGGAGACTAATACCATACTTGATCCGTTTGGCCGTTACCGGTCCACATTTCTGGTTCGGAGTGATTGTTGCCTTGATCAGTGGATGGGTGATCCGCAGAATACTAAAAAGAGGATTTTGA
- a CDS encoding CotH kinase family protein, whose translation MAKKKNKSKKVVWILIVSSILVVCGGWVADRMLKQRDHPGLRTFLSQWYHNYPKSFAVEPKLLSITVGQYELDRLQSVVDAARERGVIIPEGNDYVSAELTSEGRTFKAKIRIKGKMTDHVKGDKWSFRVIAKKDGGFLGMKRFSLQHPGTRNYLYEWFHQQLAKGEGIVALRYGFIRVEFNGEDRGVYAYEEHFGPDLLENNSRVEGPLFRFDPGLFWAHRLNEMNSLRFNEPFAEYQAAAVDAYGTGGLAKDPRQLGYFEEAVALMSEFRHARLPASKVFDADKVARRLALLDILGGHRSLDWSDAKFYYDPVLQRIEPVAYESFSAQAIVDIAGSGQWSGIQSQALDIHAAWFSDPVLFRAYIHHLERFADPKYLDSALAALKPALDSAAATIYAEFPYKELELDTYNRNRRVINTILDVPKGFHAYRGGTRNDTTSVIAVPIVTLPIEVHMLKLGNGTEVMPVGPAIVPIRTQRRAGDPFTLRFATADTTVFAKDTKLIYSVVGSSKLREMSILPFAFVDGMKADVWPNKDPAPLSAFSFLRVDEAAGTIQFGSGNHVLDKDLIIPSGYRVTGSAPLHLDLQKGARIISNSPIDLLGMEDAPIVIHSSDRSGGYVRLQNTSAPSKWRHVRSEGMGSSPNTTQASLQFQEADITLLECTISEDRSRDLLLAIRSSVAITNGQVLGGKDQITLVYAHTMIQNCRVNAAGDEALVVKGGDLIVMNSQLNNTAGIGIKISAAAIVSLESVIIGAVNKGIEVNEASLLKASNTVITSAAIGIDVNGEEMRYGPSTVDLVKVDATKAEKAITVGKGNTVNMDGKAVGPQK comes from the coding sequence ATGGCCAAAAAGAAGAATAAGAGCAAAAAGGTAGTATGGATCCTTATCGTTTCATCGATCTTGGTGGTCTGCGGCGGTTGGGTAGCTGATCGAATGTTGAAGCAGCGTGATCATCCCGGTCTTCGAACGTTCTTGTCACAGTGGTACCATAATTATCCAAAGAGTTTTGCAGTAGAGCCCAAGTTGCTATCAATAACAGTTGGTCAGTACGAACTGGATCGGTTGCAAAGTGTTGTGGATGCTGCAAGGGAACGAGGAGTTATCATACCGGAGGGTAATGATTACGTCTCCGCAGAACTTACCTCGGAAGGCAGGACATTCAAAGCTAAGATCCGCATAAAAGGAAAAATGACCGACCACGTGAAAGGCGATAAATGGTCGTTCCGTGTAATTGCAAAGAAGGACGGTGGATTCTTGGGTATGAAGCGCTTCAGCCTACAACATCCGGGAACACGGAATTACCTGTATGAATGGTTCCACCAACAACTTGCAAAAGGGGAAGGCATTGTGGCATTGCGATACGGTTTCATACGTGTGGAATTCAATGGCGAAGACCGTGGAGTATATGCGTACGAAGAGCATTTTGGTCCGGATCTACTGGAGAACAATAGTCGGGTAGAAGGCCCGCTTTTCCGGTTTGATCCAGGTCTTTTCTGGGCTCACCGGCTCAATGAAATGAACAGCCTGCGGTTCAATGAACCATTCGCGGAGTACCAAGCAGCAGCCGTTGATGCATATGGTACCGGAGGTTTGGCCAAAGACCCGAGGCAGCTCGGATATTTCGAAGAAGCCGTGGCGCTTATGAGCGAATTCCGCCACGCACGTTTGCCAGCTTCCAAGGTTTTTGATGCCGATAAGGTGGCCCGTCGGTTGGCGTTATTGGATATCCTTGGCGGTCATCGCAGTTTGGATTGGAGTGATGCCAAGTTCTACTATGATCCTGTTCTACAGCGGATCGAACCGGTTGCCTACGAGAGTTTCAGCGCACAAGCTATCGTTGATATTGCCGGTTCTGGACAATGGAGCGGCATACAAAGCCAAGCACTGGATATTCACGCCGCATGGTTCAGTGATCCGGTCCTGTTCCGTGCCTATATACATCATCTGGAACGTTTTGCAGATCCAAAATACTTGGATAGTGCTTTGGCCGCGTTGAAACCCGCATTGGATAGTGCTGCTGCGACCATCTATGCGGAGTTTCCTTACAAAGAACTCGAGTTGGATACCTACAACAGGAACAGACGTGTGATCAACACCATATTGGATGTGCCCAAAGGATTCCATGCGTACAGAGGAGGTACTAGGAACGATACGACCTCGGTCATTGCAGTACCCATCGTTACGCTACCGATCGAAGTCCATATGCTGAAACTTGGCAACGGAACAGAGGTTATGCCTGTAGGGCCGGCAATTGTACCCATTCGAACCCAGCGCAGGGCAGGAGATCCTTTCACCTTGAGATTTGCAACTGCCGATACCACCGTGTTCGCAAAAGATACCAAGTTGATCTATAGTGTCGTTGGTAGCTCGAAACTCCGTGAAATGAGCATTCTGCCGTTCGCCTTTGTTGACGGAATGAAAGCAGACGTTTGGCCGAATAAGGATCCTGCGCCATTGTCCGCTTTCAGTTTCTTGCGTGTTGATGAAGCCGCTGGAACGATCCAATTCGGTTCCGGAAACCATGTTCTGGACAAAGACCTGATCATTCCATCCGGCTATCGTGTCACTGGCAGTGCACCATTGCATCTGGATCTACAAAAAGGAGCACGGATCATTTCAAACTCGCCTATTGATCTGCTTGGTATGGAGGATGCTCCGATCGTCATACACTCATCCGATCGTAGTGGTGGGTATGTGCGACTACAGAATACGAGTGCGCCAAGTAAATGGCGGCACGTCCGTTCCGAGGGTATGGGTTCCTCGCCCAATACCACACAGGCATCACTCCAGTTCCAGGAAGCGGATATCACACTCCTAGAATGCACGATCAGCGAAGACCGCTCAAGAGATCTGCTTCTCGCAATACGTTCTTCCGTGGCGATCACCAATGGTCAAGTGCTAGGTGGTAAAGACCAGATCACATTGGTGTATGCCCATACCATGATCCAGAATTGCCGAGTAAATGCTGCGGGCGATGAAGCACTAGTGGTCAAAGGTGGTGATCTAATAGTGATGAACAGCCAATTGAACAACACCGCGGGCATTGGCATAAAGATCAGCGCAGCAGCGATCGTGTCCTTGGAGTCCGTTATCATCGGTGCTGTTAACAAGGGCATAGAAGTGAATGAGGCCAGTTTACTGAAGGCAAGTAACACGGTGATCACAAGCGCCGCCATAGGTATAGACGTTAACGGTGAGGAAATGCGTTACGGCCCAAGCACCGTGGATCTCGTCAAAGTGGATGCAACAAAGGCGGAAAAAGCGATCACCGTAGGTAAAGGCAACACAGTTAACATGGATGGTAAAGCAGTTGGTCCCCAGAAATGA
- a CDS encoding O-antigen ligase family protein produces MLTFLRQEIQLFVLILFWVLASAFIPVLVYGLLPLSILIFRHREHFPEILFGFIMVLVLSDAHKDIHALNAFKNAKNVYIVFMSLLFLNDSGRYLPLAKVFTLFLPFSIYSIFPLVFSPSLIISVQKTLSYSLLILVVPNYVLYSFRTQGWPFMRNLMLFLMSVLIIGLYFRLGPDGFVNGRFRGIFGNPNGLGLYCYLTAILFAVMNSINPKLFRYWEKWIIYGALLYFLISSGSRASLIALGIMFIFQRFFSGSVFVGFMALLLFIGLFEYMYSNLEGIVAFLGAEEYFRFDTLESGSGRYFAWAFAWEQLQAYIVFGGGFGTDENVMRGFYEYLESMGHQGGVHNSYLSLWFDVGIVGLVIYMRSLFLVFIKASRFAPMSMAVLFSVLFSVTYESWLVGSLNPFTILFVISMTLLSEEEIVLADPEFQGSDNVLNAEAENAVPQVLPGYKPSI; encoded by the coding sequence ATGCTAACCTTTCTTCGTCAGGAAATACAGCTTTTTGTTCTCATCCTTTTTTGGGTGTTGGCCTCAGCATTCATACCAGTGCTGGTCTATGGACTCTTGCCGCTATCCATACTGATCTTCAGACATAGAGAACATTTTCCGGAGATCCTGTTCGGCTTCATCATGGTTCTGGTGCTCTCCGATGCACATAAGGATATTCACGCACTCAACGCATTCAAGAATGCGAAGAATGTTTATATCGTGTTCATGAGTTTGCTCTTCCTCAATGATTCCGGACGTTATTTGCCATTAGCAAAGGTCTTTACCCTTTTCCTGCCCTTTTCCATTTACAGTATTTTCCCATTGGTTTTTTCACCTTCTCTGATCATTAGTGTACAGAAGACCCTTTCGTATTCTTTGCTGATCCTTGTTGTGCCCAATTACGTGCTGTATAGTTTTCGAACGCAGGGCTGGCCTTTCATGCGGAACTTGATGCTCTTTTTAATGTCCGTCCTGATCATTGGGCTGTATTTTCGATTGGGTCCGGACGGGTTCGTGAACGGACGCTTCCGTGGCATTTTCGGTAATCCGAATGGACTGGGACTCTATTGCTATTTGACAGCCATCCTATTCGCGGTCATGAATTCCATCAATCCGAAGCTTTTCCGGTATTGGGAAAAGTGGATCATTTATGGAGCGTTGCTCTATTTCCTGATATCCTCTGGATCACGTGCATCATTAATAGCATTGGGAATAATGTTCATTTTCCAACGATTCTTTTCGGGATCCGTATTCGTTGGGTTCATGGCCCTGCTCCTGTTCATAGGATTGTTTGAGTACATGTATAGCAACCTTGAAGGTATCGTCGCGTTCCTTGGTGCAGAAGAGTATTTCCGTTTCGATACGCTAGAGTCAGGTAGTGGGCGGTATTTTGCATGGGCGTTTGCTTGGGAGCAATTGCAGGCATACATCGTTTTCGGTGGTGGTTTCGGTACGGATGAGAATGTCATGCGTGGTTTTTATGAATATTTGGAAAGCATGGGGCATCAAGGAGGTGTGCATAACTCCTACCTCTCATTATGGTTCGACGTTGGGATCGTGGGCTTGGTCATCTACATGAGGAGCTTGTTCCTTGTGTTCATAAAGGCAAGTCGATTCGCACCGATGAGCATGGCCGTACTTTTTTCTGTACTCTTTTCAGTTACCTATGAGTCGTGGTTGGTGGGGTCTCTCAATCCGTTCACCATCTTGTTCGTTATTTCCATGACGCTGCTTTCCGAAGAAGAGATCGTTCTTGCCGATCCTGAATTCCAAGGTTCTGATAATGTGTTGAACGCGGAAGCTGAGAATGCTGTACCGCAAGTGCTACCGGGATATAAACCGAGTATTTAA
- a CDS encoding NAD-dependent epimerase/dehydratase family protein yields the protein MARILVTGGAGFVASDLALKLAVDPTNEVVVVDNLLTGDVRKLPHKGIPNLHFIKCDVNHFEDVSSVFYAYRFQTVFHYAAVVGVKRTTDNPVMVLRDIDGIRNILDLSKNTGVERVFYSSSSEVYGEPVEIPQNERTTPLNSKLPYAIVKNIGEAFLRSYHREYGLDYTIFRFFNTYGPHQSPDFVVAKFLRAAKAGEDITIYGEGDQTRTFCFIDDNTEACLNAYRNKEVMNDVINIGSDKEFTIKALAELVIDVTGSSSRIVHLPALEEGDMTRRMPDNTRMRALLGHDLLPLRQGLEKILKSMPVKA from the coding sequence ATGGCACGTATTCTAGTAACTGGTGGCGCCGGCTTCGTAGCGAGTGATCTAGCGTTGAAATTGGCCGTGGATCCAACTAATGAGGTCGTCGTGGTCGATAACCTACTAACGGGTGATGTGCGAAAATTGCCACACAAGGGCATACCAAATTTACATTTCATCAAATGTGATGTGAATCATTTTGAGGACGTTAGTAGCGTTTTCTATGCCTATCGTTTTCAGACCGTTTTTCACTACGCCGCTGTTGTTGGTGTAAAAAGGACCACGGACAATCCGGTAATGGTGCTGCGCGATATCGATGGTATCCGGAACATATTGGATCTCAGCAAGAACACGGGTGTGGAGCGCGTATTCTACTCATCTTCGAGTGAGGTCTATGGAGAGCCTGTGGAGATACCGCAGAATGAACGGACAACGCCGCTCAATTCTAAATTGCCTTATGCGATCGTGAAGAACATCGGAGAAGCATTCCTCAGATCCTACCACCGTGAATACGGATTGGATTATACAATCTTTCGCTTCTTCAACACCTATGGCCCTCATCAAAGCCCGGATTTCGTTGTTGCGAAATTCCTGCGCGCAGCGAAGGCAGGTGAGGATATTACGATCTATGGTGAAGGTGATCAAACACGCACGTTCTGCTTCATCGATGACAATACCGAAGCGTGCTTGAACGCCTACCGGAACAAGGAAGTGATGAATGACGTCATCAACATCGGTTCCGATAAGGAATTCACGATCAAAGCATTGGCGGAATTGGTAATTGACGTTACAGGAAGTAGTTCCAGGATCGTTCATTTACCTGCTTTGGAAGAAGGTGATATGACACGTCGTATGCCGGATAACACACGCATGCGTGCACTTCTCGGACATGATCTACTACCGCTTAGACAGGGCCTGGAGAAGATCCTGAAAAGCATGCCCGTGAAAGCATAA
- a CDS encoding glycosyltransferase family 4 protein produces the protein MYHFFNALSYGKTPWVTTFETSLPRWGNKNTRKGLELIAGASCKKIIALSNCSADIQRAYVTKNASELLATIEEKLMVLHPPQVCPPIETIKKGAQDKLVFTIVGSDFFRKGGKEVLTAFDRLYKNGTTDWHLNIVSKLHYGDYASRSTLNDLEFVKKIISGYPDHITHHTSLPNPEVLELFRKTHIALLPTYADTYGYSALEAQSYGCPVISTNIRALPEINNSDIGWCIDVKKNELGNAILKTENDLISFSDHLTDELERTLRGIFDHPEDIAVKGLKSFKKLEHSISNNTKVLEQLYDEITGTGKS, from the coding sequence ATGTACCATTTTTTCAATGCTCTCAGCTATGGTAAAACCCCTTGGGTCACCACATTCGAGACATCCTTACCTCGCTGGGGCAACAAAAACACGCGCAAAGGTCTGGAGTTGATCGCAGGTGCCTCGTGTAAAAAGATCATTGCATTATCTAATTGCTCAGCCGATATACAACGGGCCTATGTCACCAAAAACGCTTCGGAACTATTGGCTACCATAGAAGAGAAACTAATGGTACTGCATCCTCCGCAGGTATGTCCGCCGATCGAGACAATAAAAAAGGGTGCACAGGACAAACTCGTATTCACAATTGTGGGCAGCGATTTTTTCCGAAAAGGAGGTAAAGAAGTGCTCACTGCGTTCGATAGGCTTTATAAGAATGGAACGACTGATTGGCATTTGAACATTGTATCAAAACTGCACTATGGTGACTATGCATCGCGGAGCACTTTGAATGACCTGGAGTTCGTAAAAAAGATCATTTCAGGCTACCCGGACCATATCACACACCATACATCCCTTCCAAATCCTGAAGTATTGGAACTGTTCAGGAAAACGCATATCGCCCTGCTACCTACGTATGCTGATACATATGGCTATTCTGCTCTAGAAGCCCAGTCGTATGGTTGCCCAGTGATCTCAACGAACATTCGCGCACTGCCTGAGATCAACAATTCCGACATCGGTTGGTGTATAGATGTCAAAAAAAACGAACTAGGAAATGCTATTCTTAAAACCGAAAATGACCTTATTTCATTTTCCGATCACCTGACGGATGAATTAGAACGGACCTTGCGAGGCATTTTCGATCATCCTGAAGATATTGCCGTCAAGGGTTTGAAAAGCTTTAAAAAATTAGAACATTCCATTTCCAATAACACGAAGGTCCTGGAGCAGTTGTACGATGAAATAACCGGAACAGGTAAGTCCTAA
- a CDS encoding T9SS type A sorting domain-containing protein, whose protein sequence is MYSARTFLLIPMFAALHTQGQTMTLQSGNLTIGSGTTVELVGPVDFEIISGASIVNDGLIEFGTEATLTEPANGPITGTGTEHASRDLSSAFTDNNIAGLGLSLTMNTALGPVDVTRGHEPLLANGTIPSIARWYRLDAAPVQGSVLDIAMHYDTSELNGADASDLVMHKAPLPTGDWYALPSISQVGPQLVTVTDPGPWDHLTLFSQVINVSVTEYASASSFTVFPTATLDQVHVRSIGNATITKWELFSATGALLDGSNSQLSERSFIIDLSDYPTGALVLRLNETLRYRLLKL, encoded by the coding sequence ATGTACAGTGCACGTACCTTCCTGTTGATCCCTATGTTCGCTGCCCTACACACGCAGGGACAAACCATGACCTTGCAAAGTGGGAATTTGACCATCGGATCTGGTACTACTGTTGAACTTGTTGGCCCAGTGGACTTTGAGATCATTTCGGGTGCTTCCATAGTGAATGATGGCCTGATCGAATTCGGTACGGAAGCCACTTTGACCGAACCAGCAAATGGACCGATCACAGGCACAGGAACGGAACATGCCTCACGCGACCTCAGCTCGGCATTCACCGATAATAATATCGCCGGTCTTGGGCTTTCTCTTACAATGAACACTGCCCTTGGGCCAGTAGATGTTACGCGTGGACATGAACCCTTGTTGGCGAATGGCACCATACCGAGCATCGCACGTTGGTACCGGCTGGACGCAGCCCCTGTACAGGGTTCTGTTCTGGACATTGCGATGCATTACGATACTTCAGAGCTGAACGGTGCGGATGCATCCGATCTTGTAATGCATAAAGCGCCTCTACCGACCGGCGACTGGTACGCATTACCCAGCATTTCACAAGTAGGGCCGCAACTCGTAACGGTGACCGATCCCGGACCATGGGATCATTTGACCTTATTCTCGCAGGTGATCAATGTTTCAGTGACCGAATATGCCAGTGCTTCCTCTTTCACTGTTTTCCCCACCGCGACCTTGGATCAAGTGCACGTGAGATCGATCGGAAACGCAACCATTACGAAGTGGGAGTTGTTCTCTGCGACCGGAGCATTGCTTGATGGAAGTAATTCACAACTGAGCGAGCGATCGTTCATTATCGACCTTTCAGACTACCCCACCGGTGCGCTCGTTCTGCGCTTGAACGAGACCCTTCGCTATCGCCTGCTTAAATTATGA
- a CDS encoding CotH kinase family protein, with product MRDPITTEAMPLANGDIDLTVTGGGRMVYAVGDAGPWKDLPASGIVRISGSDGRAAEKLLVYPTSVAWKHPYPGLPIATIVRVAEQLETGHIEPPQLITLINADHHGLPVYSILVPEGAFFDPDTGIYVTGNAVLRPTPDMINTHLQSNRWWNYPGNYHFRGKAWQRSGLLQVLDGTGNETINTAVGIRINGQLTRGFPIHALRLLFETPLGVPVFDDGDGIGSTVLLLRSAGNDQMKAMLRDAVAHELCNDLPFDISQNRTCVVYVNGTYWGLHQLRQKVEEEELARRSGVKKKQIAMLEVRNNELLGKAKEAERFNNDLNSILALDPSDPDLVKKINGRLDLNGFLSYMASVMILDNKDWPDANVKFWRYTGKQAMDAPLDGRWYFILTDMDLGLGAYGEPEAPLLERIKGRTSPMPKLFNACMGSPELRQTFISKVNELINGRFSAKRTIEVLDRIASRMEPEMPRHIARWRRPKDMVTWHLEVDRIRTYLRARPERIRSQIPGLFQ from the coding sequence GTGCGTGATCCGATTACTACGGAGGCCATGCCGTTGGCGAATGGAGACATTGATCTTACGGTAACGGGAGGTGGCCGAATGGTATATGCTGTGGGAGATGCCGGTCCGTGGAAAGATCTACCAGCCAGCGGAATAGTGAGGATCTCAGGTTCTGATGGACGCGCTGCGGAAAAGCTGCTGGTCTATCCGACATCTGTGGCGTGGAAACATCCGTATCCAGGGTTGCCAATAGCAACCATAGTGCGTGTGGCGGAACAGTTGGAAACCGGGCACATCGAACCACCCCAACTGATCACGCTCATAAATGCGGACCACCATGGCCTACCGGTTTACTCGATCTTGGTTCCTGAAGGAGCTTTCTTTGACCCGGACACCGGTATTTATGTTACTGGTAACGCTGTTCTACGGCCAACACCGGATATGATCAATACGCATCTTCAAAGTAATCGTTGGTGGAATTACCCGGGCAATTACCATTTCCGGGGCAAAGCATGGCAACGCAGCGGTCTCCTGCAAGTTCTGGACGGAACTGGAAATGAGACCATCAACACGGCCGTAGGTATTCGGATAAATGGTCAGTTGACCCGTGGTTTTCCGATCCATGCGTTGCGGTTGTTGTTCGAGACACCATTGGGTGTGCCGGTATTTGATGATGGCGATGGAATAGGTTCTACGGTGCTGTTGCTGCGAAGCGCAGGGAATGATCAAATGAAAGCCATGCTCCGCGATGCAGTGGCACATGAACTGTGCAATGATCTGCCATTTGATATTTCGCAAAATAGAACGTGTGTCGTATATGTGAACGGAACGTATTGGGGATTACACCAGTTGCGCCAAAAAGTAGAAGAGGAGGAATTGGCCAGGCGTTCAGGGGTAAAAAAGAAACAGATCGCGATGTTGGAGGTGCGAAACAATGAATTGTTGGGTAAGGCCAAGGAAGCCGAACGATTCAACAATGACCTGAATAGCATTTTGGCTTTGGATCCTTCAGATCCGGATCTTGTAAAGAAGATCAATGGTCGGCTGGATCTCAACGGTTTCCTGAGTTACATGGCGTCCGTCATGATCTTGGATAACAAGGATTGGCCTGATGCCAATGTCAAATTCTGGCGATACACAGGAAAACAGGCCATGGATGCTCCGCTGGATGGTAGGTGGTATTTCATTCTCACGGATATGGATCTAGGACTTGGTGCTTATGGAGAACCCGAAGCCCCGTTATTGGAAAGGATAAAGGGCCGAACTTCGCCGATGCCGAAATTGTTCAACGCATGTATGGGATCACCTGAACTTCGGCAGACTTTCATCTCAAAAGTGAACGAATTGATCAACGGGCGATTTTCAGCGAAAAGGACCATTGAAGTTCTGGATCGGATAGCATCAAGAATGGAACCGGAAATGCCAAGGCATATAGCGCGTTGGCGCAGGCCAAAGGACATGGTCACCTGGCATCTGGAGGTGGATCGTATACGCACCTACCTGCGAGCGCGACCGGAGCGTATACGTTCCCAGATCCCTGGATTGTTCCAATAG